The genomic segment GCATTGAAGAATAATCCTGCTATAAATAGTTATGCTCAGGAAAGGATGATAACCCAGTTTAAAGAAGTTCATCTGGGCTTTGCTGTAGATACTGCTGAAGGATTGAAAGTACCCGTTCTTCATCAGGCAGAGCAATATTCTCTGTTGCAATTTGCTCGGAAAGTACAGCAATTGACCCAGCAATGTATAGATAGAAATATTCAACCTGAAGACCTGGAAGGAGGCACATTTACAATTACTAATTTAGGAAATCTGGGAGTCGAGTACTTTACTCCGATTCTTAACGCCCCACAGACAGGAATTATTGGTATCGGCTGTCCCCAACTACGACCAATTAAGAAAACCAATGTTATTGAATTTTCACCTTATATTGGTCTTTCTCTTACCTTTGACCATAGAGTTATTGATGGAGCACCTGCTGCCCGTTTCTTGCAACAGGTTATTGCTATTTTAGAAAATTTTTCCTATCAACCTGATGAGAAACCATAATTAAAAAAATTATTATGCCATGTTTTTCTTTACTGAGATTGCTACAGGAAGGAGTGATGTAAATGCCCAAATCATTATTTGTTGATCCTAAAGAAGTCCGGAAAAAAGGTTATATTCATATCGATAGTATTCCCCTTAATCAATATCAACCAGATATTAAGAAAGAGTTAAGTCTTTATGGAGAATCAACATTGAAGCAAATATATTACGATATGCTGATTATTCGCGAGTTTGAAACTATGCTGGATAATATTAAAACTAAAGGTTCCTACCAGGAAATATATTATAAACATGCAGGACCAGCCCATCTTTCTTTAGGACAGGAATCGGCAACAGTAGGAATGTGTCTTAACTTAGAACCTGATGATTACATCTTTGGTTCTCACCGTAGCCATGGAGAGATTCTGGCTAAGTGTTTTACTGCTGCAAGAAAGTTAGAGGAAAAAGAGTTATGGCAAGTTATGCAAGACTATCTGGATGGTTCCTGTTTAAGAGTAGTGGAAAAACACCATCAGGGTGAATTTTCAGATCTGGTAGAGGATTTTATTCTGTATGGAGTGTTAGCAGAAATATTTGGATGTAAAGATGGTTTTAACAGGGGAATGGGAGGTTCCATGCATGCCTTTTTTGCCCCATTTGGCAGTATGCCCAATAATGCTATTGTAGGTGGTTCAGCGGATATCAGTGTAGGGGCAGCTTTTTTTAAGAGAATTAACCGAAAACCAGGAATAGTCATAAGCTGTATAGGTGATGGTGCTATGGGTTGTGGACCAGTATGGGAGGCAATTTCTATTGCTGCTATGGAACAATTTCATACTCTGTGGGATAAAAAAATCGGAGGAGCTCCTCCCATATTATTTAATTTTTTTAACAATTTTTATGGCATGGGTGGACAAACCTCCGGTGAAACTATGGGCTTTCAGTATCTGGCACGAGTGGGAGCAGGAGTGAACCCCCAAAATATACATAGTGAGAGAGTAGATGGATACAATCCTTTAGCAGTCGCTGATACCATTAAACGCAAAAAAAAGTTATTATTAGCCGGAGAAGGACCTGTATTATTGGATACTATTACTTATCGCTTTTCCGGTCATTCTCCCTCTGATCCTTCTACCTACCGGTCTAGAGAAGAAATCGAAAGCTGGCAGGCAGTAGATGGTTTGGAAGGTTATCGGAAATATCTGCAAGAACATGGCTTCTTAAATGATGCGGAATGCCAGAAAATAAAGGAAAGGGTAAGAAAAAAGATAAAACATATTACTCAATTAGCTTCTTCTGAGGAAATATCACCCAGACCGAACGGCAACTTGATTGAGATGTTTATGTTTTCCAACCAACTGATGGATAAAATGGATGATCGGGAACCTGAGTTATTAATACCAGAGAATAAAAATTCACGCGTACAGTCTATAGCCCAGAAAGAGCGTTATTATCTTGATGAGAAGGGAAAAGAGGTACCCAGAATGCGCCAGTTTACCTATCGGGATGCTC from the Atribacterota bacterium genome contains:
- a CDS encoding thiamine pyrophosphate-dependent enzyme; the encoded protein is MPKSLFVDPKEVRKKGYIHIDSIPLNQYQPDIKKELSLYGESTLKQIYYDMLIIREFETMLDNIKTKGSYQEIYYKHAGPAHLSLGQESATVGMCLNLEPDDYIFGSHRSHGEILAKCFTAARKLEEKELWQVMQDYLDGSCLRVVEKHHQGEFSDLVEDFILYGVLAEIFGCKDGFNRGMGGSMHAFFAPFGSMPNNAIVGGSADISVGAAFFKRINRKPGIVISCIGDGAMGCGPVWEAISIAAMEQFHTLWDKKIGGAPPILFNFFNNFYGMGGQTSGETMGFQYLARVGAGVNPQNIHSERVDGYNPLAVADTIKRKKKLLLAGEGPVLLDTITYRFSGHSPSDPSTYRSREEIESWQAVDGLEGYRKYLQEHGFLNDAECQKIKERVRKKIKHITQLASSEEISPRPNGNLIEMFMFSNQLMDKMDDREPELLIPENKNSRVQSIAQKERYYLDEKGKEVPRMRQFTYRDALFEAMLFRFSQDPTMVAYGEENREWGGAFGVYRGLSESLPYHRLFNTSISEGAIVGSGAGYALSGGRAVVELMYCDFMGRAGDEIFNQISKWQAMSAAVLKMPLVVRVSVGNKYGAQHSQDWTSLVAHIPGLKVMFPATPYDAKGMLNLALRGTDPVIFFESQRLYDIGEQFVKEGVPIGYYEINEGEPIVRREGKDVTIITIGATLYRALEAAQLLEEKYHLSAEVIDLRFINPLDYQQLINSAQKTGKVLLASDACERGSFLHTVASNLHQLLFDLLDGPIVVLGSRNWITPPAELEEVFFPQKEWIIDAIHERICPLPGHEVSTKQSIKEIIRRNKQGV